A single window of Dehalococcoidia bacterium DNA harbors:
- a CDS encoding methyltransferase domain-containing protein codes for MTAARADAPILERIGAAWDAAADTYDAQYGHAPSSEAERAAWSGLLLRLLPAQPPLRILDLGTGTGVVALLLAAAGHELTGIDLSPRMLEQASSKARRGRLPIRYDLGDARRLPYADGAFDAVVSRYLIWTLPQPAPALREWIRVIRPGGRVIAIDSLAPRGRALAPIATIAARLLRRTPSGAGARRSVTAPAAGFPLNGPLEPAPVQAAFAEAGLRRVRALELCRLDATLRRAMPLSQRWTRDYRRYLASGFVA; via the coding sequence ATGACCGCAGCGCGAGCGGATGCGCCGATCCTGGAGCGCATCGGCGCGGCCTGGGACGCGGCGGCAGACACCTACGACGCTCAGTACGGGCACGCACCGTCGAGCGAGGCCGAGCGGGCAGCCTGGAGCGGCCTGCTGCTGCGTCTGCTGCCCGCGCAGCCGCCGCTGCGCATCCTCGATCTCGGCACCGGCACGGGCGTAGTCGCGCTGTTGCTTGCCGCGGCGGGCCACGAGCTGACCGGCATCGATCTGTCGCCGCGCATGCTCGAACAGGCAAGCAGCAAGGCGCGACGCGGGCGGCTGCCCATCCGTTACGATCTTGGCGACGCCCGTCGCCTTCCGTACGCGGACGGCGCCTTCGACGCGGTCGTGAGCCGCTACCTGATCTGGACCCTGCCCCAGCCGGCGCCGGCGCTGCGTGAGTGGATACGCGTCATCCGCCCGGGCGGCCGCGTGATCGCCATCGACAGCCTGGCGCCGCGAGGCCGCGCCCTGGCGCCGATCGCCACGATCGCCGCGCGCCTGCTGCGCCGGACCCCTTCGGGCGCGGGCGCGCGGCGGAGCGTCACCGCGCCGGCCGCGGGCTTTCCGCTTAACGGACCCCTGGAGCCGGCGCCGGTGCAGGCGGCGTTCGCCGAGGCCGGCCTGCGGCGCGTTCGCGCGCTGGAGCTATGCCGCCTCGATGCCACGCTGCGCCGGGCAATGCCGCTCTCGCAACGTTGGACCCGCGACTACCGCCGCTATCTGGCGAGCGGCTTCGTCGCCTGA
- a CDS encoding MarR family transcriptional regulator, whose translation MRRPPADLENGATAGEGEDPPAEEFWWLLMEVANLSRRLSERRLARIHTTPDQIHALHIITLREQMTVGELAAALGLEQNSGSQLVERLVQRGLVKRDRAPEDRRQSLITVSDEGRALLLAGEPDAELLMEELCSELPPEQIRQSAGLLRRMRANANRTAASRPPRSDRRAVPGRRRRA comes from the coding sequence ATGCGTCGCCCGCCCGCTGATCTGGAGAACGGCGCCACGGCCGGCGAGGGCGAAGACCCGCCTGCCGAAGAGTTCTGGTGGCTGCTGATGGAGGTGGCGAACCTCAGCCGGCGGCTCAGCGAACGGCGGCTGGCGCGCATTCACACGACGCCGGATCAGATCCACGCGCTGCACATCATCACGCTGCGCGAACAGATGACGGTCGGCGAGCTGGCGGCAGCGCTGGGACTGGAACAGAACAGCGGCTCGCAGTTGGTGGAACGGTTGGTCCAGCGCGGACTCGTGAAGCGCGACCGTGCGCCGGAGGATCGTCGCCAGTCGCTGATTACCGTCAGCGACGAGGGGCGCGCCTTGTTGCTGGCGGGCGAGCCGGATGCCGAGCTGCTGATGGAAGAGCTATGCTCGGAACTGCCGCCGGAGCAGATCCGGCAGTCCGCGGGCCTGCTGCGCCGCATGCGCGCCAACGCGAATCGCACCGCCGCAAGCCGTCCGCCCCGCTCCGATCGACGCGCCGTCCCGGGCCGCCGCCGGCGCGCCTAA
- a CDS encoding glycosyl hydrolase, with protein sequence MNGSWYPWGRNGANTPEKYVAAWQRLHDLFSAAGATNVQWVWSPNVLDSDVGAATVPFEPYFPGDAYVDWLALDGYNFAPSGWLWFKQLFGASYDRITALSARPLMIAEMASANEQPNQAAEGDTKAKWIADAFTDEIPHVYPRIRAVVWFNEDKTNLEANGNDWRIASSASAQRAFAAAVASSYYLSHWP encoded by the coding sequence ATGAACGGTTCCTGGTATCCCTGGGGGCGGAACGGCGCCAACACGCCGGAGAAGTACGTCGCGGCCTGGCAGCGCCTGCACGACCTGTTCAGCGCGGCCGGCGCCACCAACGTGCAGTGGGTGTGGTCTCCGAACGTGCTGGACAGCGATGTCGGCGCCGCCACCGTTCCCTTCGAGCCCTACTTTCCCGGCGACGCCTACGTCGACTGGCTGGCGCTGGACGGCTACAACTTCGCCCCCAGCGGCTGGCTCTGGTTCAAGCAACTGTTCGGCGCGTCGTACGACCGCATCACGGCCCTCTCCGCCAGGCCGTTGATGATCGCGGAGATGGCAAGCGCCAACGAGCAGCCGAATCAGGCCGCCGAGGGCGACACCAAGGCGAAGTGGATCGCGGATGCCTTCACCGACGAGATCCCCCACGTCTATCCGCGCATCCGCGCCGTCGTCTGGTTCAACGAGGACAAAACCAACCTTGAAGCCAACGGCAACGACTGGCGCATCGCCTCATCGGCGTCGGCGCAGCGGGCCTTCGCGGCCGCGGTCGCATCGAGCTACTACCTCTCGCACTGGCCGTAG